From one Tsukamurella tyrosinosolvens genomic stretch:
- a CDS encoding Na+/H+ antiporter subunit A, with product MLVILVCLSLATLAAPIVVGRFGARGFLSLALAPAAALVWIITVWPVSGEPDRTESLQWVPALNMNVDLRLTPLAAVMSVLVLGIGAVILVYCAGYFTGVSNTRKLPTFAAELVAFMAVMFGLVVSDNMLVMYVFWELTSVLSFLLVGYYAERATSRRAATQALLVTTLGGLAMLVGIIELGEHYGTYLFSEVISRAVGDPSTISIGVEVGVVLILVGAISKSAIVPFHFWLPGAMAAPTPVSGYLHAAAMVKAGVFLVALLAPAFAHLTSWRVIVLGLGILTMILAGWRALREFDLKLILAFGTVSQLGMLMVLVGTGERNVALAGMTMLTAHALFKATLFMVVGIIDHATGTRDIRRLARLGDRQKVLAVIAALAAASMAGIPPLYGFVGKEAALETMLHASLPSPLPVILLVGMCAGSALTVAYSIRFLWGAFGRKGQAKPTSAVENMHAISPLFLAGPALLAVLSLIDGIFSPWIDHVLAEYPDTSFPPAEDPYHLALWHGFTLPLLLTTLIIATGIVIVQPHSPFSRLRQRNSVLLGNADRLYDATLRGADVLSLRMTQSTQRGSLPLTQGTILLTLVLLPLLVLAFGTRARPDLRVEASPLFLAISLLMCAAALTAVLLRNRLATVLVVGATGYGTGVIFAIYGAPDLALTQFLVETLTLVVFVLVLRKLPAEAPITGSRPSRVARALLGIAVAAMVVVVAIAARAARVAAPVADRLPEQAYKFGYGHNTVNVILVDIRAWDTFGEISVLLVAATGVASLVFRNRRFGSAPRVSAEAAAAAAAAPGTTWLRGSALRDPRHRSLVLEITSRMAFPTIMVVSVYFFFAGHNAPGGGFAGGLTAGLALVLRYLAGGRYEIGEALPLDAGRILGTGLLLAAGGTIVSLLAGAPAMSSVAFEFTLPVFGDVKVVTALIFDAGVYLIVVGLVLDVLRSLGARLDLEGSPADMTSPLPVQSGGGAR from the coding sequence TTGCTTGTCATCCTTGTCTGTTTGTCACTGGCGACCTTAGCCGCACCGATCGTGGTCGGCCGCTTCGGCGCGCGCGGATTCCTTTCGCTCGCCCTGGCCCCCGCCGCGGCGCTGGTCTGGATCATCACCGTCTGGCCCGTCTCCGGCGAACCCGACCGCACCGAGTCCCTGCAGTGGGTTCCGGCGCTGAACATGAACGTCGACCTGCGGCTCACGCCGCTCGCCGCGGTCATGTCCGTCCTCGTGCTGGGCATCGGCGCGGTCATCCTGGTGTACTGCGCCGGCTACTTCACCGGCGTCTCGAACACCCGCAAGCTGCCCACCTTCGCGGCCGAGCTGGTCGCCTTCATGGCCGTCATGTTCGGCCTCGTGGTCAGCGACAACATGCTGGTCATGTACGTCTTCTGGGAGCTCACCTCGGTGCTGAGCTTCCTGCTCGTCGGCTATTACGCCGAGCGCGCCACCAGCCGTCGTGCCGCCACGCAGGCGCTGCTCGTCACCACCCTCGGCGGCCTCGCGATGCTGGTCGGCATCATCGAGCTGGGCGAGCACTACGGCACCTACCTGTTCTCCGAGGTCATCTCCCGGGCGGTGGGCGACCCGTCGACGATCTCCATCGGCGTCGAGGTGGGCGTCGTGCTCATCCTCGTCGGCGCGATCAGCAAGTCCGCGATCGTGCCCTTCCACTTCTGGCTCCCCGGCGCCATGGCCGCGCCGACGCCCGTCTCCGGCTACCTGCACGCCGCGGCGATGGTGAAGGCCGGCGTCTTCCTCGTCGCACTGCTCGCGCCCGCCTTCGCGCACCTCACCTCGTGGCGGGTGATCGTGCTGGGCCTCGGCATCCTCACGATGATCCTGGCCGGCTGGCGCGCGCTGCGGGAGTTCGACCTCAAGCTGATCCTGGCCTTCGGCACCGTCAGCCAGCTCGGCATGCTCATGGTGCTGGTCGGCACGGGCGAGCGGAACGTGGCGCTCGCGGGCATGACGATGCTCACCGCGCACGCCCTCTTCAAGGCGACGCTGTTCATGGTGGTCGGCATCATCGACCACGCCACCGGTACGCGCGACATCCGGCGCCTGGCCCGCCTCGGCGACCGGCAGAAGGTGCTGGCCGTGATCGCGGCGCTGGCCGCGGCGTCGATGGCCGGCATCCCGCCGCTGTACGGCTTCGTCGGCAAGGAGGCCGCGCTCGAGACGATGCTGCACGCCTCGCTGCCGTCGCCGCTCCCCGTGATCCTGCTGGTGGGCATGTGCGCCGGCTCCGCGCTGACGGTGGCCTACAGCATCCGCTTCCTGTGGGGCGCGTTCGGCCGCAAAGGCCAGGCGAAGCCGACGAGCGCCGTCGAGAACATGCACGCGATCAGCCCGCTCTTCCTGGCCGGCCCCGCGCTGCTCGCCGTGCTCAGCCTGATCGACGGGATCTTCTCGCCCTGGATCGATCACGTGCTCGCCGAGTACCCCGACACCTCGTTCCCGCCCGCCGAGGACCCGTACCACCTCGCGCTGTGGCACGGGTTCACGCTGCCGCTCCTGCTGACCACGCTCATCATCGCGACGGGCATCGTCATCGTGCAGCCGCACAGCCCCTTCTCGCGGCTGCGCCAGCGCAACAGCGTGCTGCTCGGCAACGCGGACCGGCTCTACGACGCCACCCTGCGCGGCGCCGACGTGCTGTCGCTGCGCATGACGCAGAGCACGCAGCGCGGTTCGCTGCCGCTCACCCAGGGCACGATCCTGCTGACGCTGGTGCTGCTGCCGCTGCTGGTCCTCGCGTTCGGCACCCGCGCGCGGCCCGACCTGCGGGTCGAGGCCTCGCCGCTGTTCCTGGCGATCTCGCTGCTGATGTGTGCGGCCGCGCTCACCGCCGTCCTGCTGCGGAACCGCCTGGCGACGGTGCTCGTCGTCGGCGCCACCGGCTACGGCACGGGCGTGATCTTCGCGATCTACGGCGCCCCCGACCTGGCCCTCACGCAGTTCCTCGTCGAGACGCTGACCCTGGTGGTCTTCGTGCTGGTGCTCCGCAAGCTGCCCGCCGAGGCGCCGATCACCGGCAGCCGCCCGTCGCGGGTGGCCCGTGCGCTGCTCGGCATCGCGGTGGCGGCGATGGTCGTCGTGGTGGCGATCGCGGCGCGCGCGGCACGGGTCGCCGCGCCCGTCGCGGACCGGCTGCCCGAGCAGGCCTACAAGTTCGGCTACGGCCACAACACGGTGAACGTGATCCTGGTCGACATCCGCGCGTGGGACACCTTCGGCGAGATCTCGGTGCTGCTGGTCGCGGCGACGGGCGTCGCCTCGCTGGTCTTCCGCAACCGCCGCTTCGGCTCGGCGCCGCGGGTGAGCGCGGAGGCCGCCGCCGCGGCCGCCGCGGCGCCCGGCACCACCTGGCTGCGGGGCAGCGCGCTCCGCGATCCGCGGCACCGCTCGCTGGTCCTGGAGATCACCTCGCGCATGGCGTTCCCCACGATCATGGTGGTCTCGGTCTACTTCTTCTTCGCCGGCCACAACGCGCCGGGCGGCGGCTTCGCGGGCGGCCTGACCGCCGGCCTCGCGCTGGTGCTGCGCTACTTGGCGGGCGGCCGGTACGAGATCGGCGAGGCCCTCCCGCTCGACGCCGGCCGGATCCTCGGCACGGGCCTGCTCCTCGCGGCGGGCGGCACCATCGTCTCGCTGCTCGCGGGCGCGCCGGCCATGTCGTCGGTCGCCTTCGAGTTCACCCTGCCGGTCTTCGGTGACGTCAAGGTGGTGACTGCGCTGATCTTCGACGCCGGCGTGTACCTCATCGTCGTGGGCCTGGTGCTCGACGTCCTGCGCAGCCTGGGAGCACGACTCGACCTGGAGGGATCCCCCGCCGACATGACCTCGCCCCTGCCCGTCCAGTCGGGGGGTGGCGCGCGATGA
- a CDS encoding Na+/H+ antiporter subunit D: MTESTMLALIPLPTVLPIVAAAITMVMGRHPRLQRLISLVSLIAIVAVAALMLYYTDRHGTVALHVGGWGDRDGGGGPLGITLVADQLAALMVLVSAIVLLGVLVYSVGQGIRDGDEHQPVSIFYPTYLILAAGVCNAFLAGDLFNLFVSFEMLLAASFVLLTVGGSADRIRAGVSYVMVSMVSSVIFLLGIAYAYFATGTLNLADMAIKLQDLPSGTTTTLFAVLLVAFGIKAAVFPLSTWLPDSYPTAPAPVTAVFAGLLTKVGVYAIIRAHTLMFPGGALDDVLMIAGLLTMIVGILGAIAQTDIKRLLSFTLVSHIGYMIFGIALSTPLGLSSTIYYVVHHILVQTTLFLVVGLIERQAGAASLRRLGGLAAASPVLAILFFLPALNLGGIPPFSGFVGKVGLIEAGVREGSVLAWVLVAGSVITSLLTLYAVIRVWTKAFWRPRSDAPEGQLAVAHPEALLDDADVIEFADREDPGRMPMSMVAPTAGLLAVGLILAIFAGPMFDVTDRAATQLIGREDYIEAVLGPEALEKLKTPDGAPVTVGPQGGAHG, from the coding sequence ATGACCGAATCGACGATGCTCGCCCTCATCCCGTTGCCGACGGTGCTGCCGATCGTCGCGGCCGCCATCACCATGGTGATGGGCCGGCACCCGCGGCTGCAGCGGCTGATCTCGCTGGTCTCCCTCATCGCGATCGTCGCCGTCGCGGCGCTGATGCTCTACTACACGGACCGGCACGGCACCGTCGCGCTGCACGTGGGCGGCTGGGGCGACCGGGACGGCGGGGGCGGGCCGCTCGGCATCACCCTCGTCGCGGACCAGCTCGCCGCGCTCATGGTGCTGGTCTCGGCGATCGTGCTGCTGGGCGTCCTCGTGTACTCGGTGGGCCAGGGTATCCGCGACGGCGACGAGCACCAGCCCGTCTCGATCTTCTACCCCACCTACCTGATCCTCGCGGCGGGCGTGTGCAACGCCTTCCTCGCGGGCGACCTGTTCAACCTGTTCGTCTCCTTCGAGATGCTGCTCGCCGCATCCTTCGTGCTCCTGACGGTGGGCGGCAGCGCCGACCGCATCCGGGCCGGCGTCTCGTACGTCATGGTCTCGATGGTCTCCTCGGTGATCTTCCTGCTGGGCATCGCCTACGCCTACTTCGCGACGGGCACGCTGAACCTCGCGGACATGGCGATCAAGCTGCAGGACCTGCCGTCGGGCACCACGACCACGCTGTTCGCGGTTCTGCTCGTGGCGTTCGGGATCAAGGCGGCGGTGTTCCCGCTGTCGACCTGGCTGCCGGACTCGTACCCGACGGCACCCGCGCCGGTCACCGCGGTCTTCGCCGGCTTGCTGACCAAGGTCGGCGTGTACGCGATCATCCGCGCGCACACGCTCATGTTCCCGGGCGGCGCGCTCGACGACGTCCTCATGATCGCCGGCCTGCTCACGATGATCGTGGGCATCCTCGGCGCGATCGCGCAGACCGACATCAAGCGGCTGCTGTCGTTCACGCTCGTCAGCCACATCGGCTACATGATCTTCGGCATCGCGCTGTCGACGCCGTTGGGCCTGAGCTCGACGATCTACTACGTGGTGCACCACATCCTCGTGCAGACGACGCTGTTCCTCGTGGTGGGCCTCATCGAACGCCAGGCGGGCGCGGCCTCGCTACGCCGCCTCGGCGGCCTCGCCGCGGCCAGCCCGGTGCTCGCGATCCTGTTCTTCCTGCCGGCGCTGAACCTCGGCGGCATCCCGCCGTTCTCGGGCTTCGTCGGCAAGGTCGGCCTCATCGAGGCGGGTGTGCGCGAGGGCTCGGTGCTGGCGTGGGTGCTGGTCGCGGGCAGCGTGATCACCAGCCTGCTGACCCTGTACGCGGTGATCCGCGTGTGGACGAAGGCCTTCTGGCGCCCCCGCTCCGATGCCCCCGAAGGGCAGCTGGCCGTCGCGCACCCGGAGGCGCTGCTCGACGACGCCGACGTCATCGAGTTCGCCGACCGCGAGGACCCGGGCCGCATGCCGATGAGCATGGTCGCGCCCACCGCGGGCCTCCTCGCCGTGGGCCTGATCCTCGCGATCTTCGCCGGCCCGATGTTCGACGTCACCGACCGCGCCGCCACCCAGCTCATCGGCCGGGAGGACTACATCGAGGCCGTGCTCGGCCCGGAGGCTCTGGAGAAGCTCAAGACGCCCGACGGTGCGCCCGTCACCGTCGGACCGCAGGGAGGCGCGCATGGCTAG
- a CDS encoding phosphatidylserine decarboxylase has protein sequence MARRPRTPVDGHLTEHTSGIEHITELIRHTVPPLHPAGTPFIAGSLGVAAVGYRKSWIRVPALITAAACAGFFRHPARVTPTAEGVAVAPADGEVTLVDEHVPPRELGLGDAPLPRVSIFLSVFDAHVQRAPLAGVVDSVVHTDGKFLPADLPEASDRNERNSVRLATEHGPVGVVQIAGLVARRIRTDCAPGDTLELGETYGIIRFGSRVDTYFPAGTELTVYSGQRAVAAETVIARLP, from the coding sequence CACCTCCGGCATCGAGCACATCACCGAGCTCATCCGGCACACCGTCCCGCCGCTGCACCCCGCGGGGACCCCGTTCATCGCGGGATCCCTCGGGGTCGCCGCGGTGGGCTACCGCAAGAGCTGGATCCGGGTTCCCGCCCTGATCACCGCGGCCGCGTGCGCCGGCTTCTTCCGGCATCCCGCCCGCGTGACGCCCACCGCCGAGGGCGTCGCGGTGGCACCGGCCGACGGCGAGGTGACGCTCGTCGACGAGCACGTCCCGCCGCGCGAGCTGGGCCTCGGCGACGCGCCGCTGCCCCGGGTGTCGATCTTCCTGTCGGTGTTCGACGCGCACGTCCAGCGCGCGCCGCTCGCCGGCGTCGTCGACTCCGTGGTGCACACCGACGGCAAGTTCCTCCCCGCCGACCTCCCCGAGGCCAGCGACCGGAACGAGCGGAACTCGGTGCGCCTCGCCACCGAGCACGGGCCCGTCGGCGTCGTCCAGATCGCCGGCCTCGTGGCGCGGCGGATCCGCACCGACTGCGCGCCCGGCGACACCCTCGAGCTGGGCGAGACCTACGGCATCATCCGGTTCGGTTCCCGCGTCGACACGTACTTCCCCGCCGGCACCGAGCTGACCGTCTACAGCGGCCAGCGCGCGGTGGCCGCCGAGACCGTGATCGCGCGCCTGCCGTGA
- a CDS encoding Na(+)/H(+) antiporter subunit C codes for MIVDIGLFAAIAVMVATGVYLLLDRSLTRMLMGIILFGNAVNLLLLALSSPPGNPPIVGYFSEGRLTEADPLAQAMILTAIVITMGMAAFILALAYRSFTINTDDEVDDDPEDTKVLERDVDVAADDPDYDASDDPITGAPSALGDAYGPDGELLSPEELKQARVDVVDTGALPLPSVPREKQLPPGEQDEKGGGR; via the coding sequence ATGATCGTCGACATCGGTCTCTTCGCCGCGATCGCCGTCATGGTCGCCACCGGCGTGTACCTGCTCCTGGACCGCAGCCTCACCCGCATGCTGATGGGCATCATCCTGTTCGGCAACGCGGTCAACCTGCTCCTGCTCGCGCTGTCCTCCCCGCCCGGCAACCCGCCCATCGTCGGGTACTTCTCGGAGGGGCGGCTCACGGAGGCGGATCCGTTGGCGCAGGCGATGATCCTCACCGCCATCGTCATCACGATGGGCATGGCGGCGTTCATCCTCGCGCTGGCCTACCGCTCCTTCACGATCAACACCGACGACGAGGTCGACGACGACCCCGAGGACACGAAGGTCCTCGAGCGCGACGTCGACGTCGCGGCCGACGATCCGGACTACGACGCCTCGGACGACCCGATCACGGGCGCACCGTCGGCCCTGGGCGACGCCTACGGCCCCGACGGCGAACTGCTCTCCCCCGAGGAGCTCAAGCAGGCCCGCGTCGACGTCGTCGACACCGGGGCGCTGCCGCTGCCCAGCGTGCCGCGGGAGAAGCAGCTCCCGCCGGGCGAGCAGGACGAGAAGGGGGGCGGGCGATGA
- a CDS encoding CDP-alcohol phosphatidyltransferase family protein produces the protein MILPSMLTVAALCAGLTGVRFAADGKVDLAIMLVVIAAILDGLDGRVARLLGASTRIGAELDSLADAINFGVTPALILYFVCFPGSPAGWIVALLYVVAMVLRLARFNTLAADPTAPAYTKDFFVGVPAPAGALLVLAPLAAQQEWGDGWWVSTPMVAAWTLFVAALTVSRIPTSSFKTMTVQPAKAAGVLVAVAGLAALILTYPYIALLLVIALYLLHIPFAWRSKRWVTARPEAWDRKPAERRAMRREQRRPVRPHRRAATAGRGGRRTAARLGLRRPTRED, from the coding sequence ATGATCCTGCCGTCGATGCTGACGGTGGCCGCGCTCTGCGCGGGCCTGACGGGCGTGCGGTTCGCGGCGGACGGCAAGGTCGACCTGGCGATCATGCTGGTCGTCATCGCCGCGATCCTCGACGGCCTCGACGGCCGCGTCGCGCGGCTCCTGGGCGCCTCCACCCGGATCGGCGCCGAGCTGGACTCCCTGGCGGACGCCATCAACTTCGGCGTCACCCCCGCGCTGATCCTGTACTTCGTGTGCTTCCCCGGCTCGCCCGCCGGGTGGATCGTCGCGCTGCTGTACGTCGTCGCGATGGTGCTGCGGCTGGCCCGGTTCAACACTCTCGCCGCCGACCCGACCGCGCCGGCGTACACCAAGGACTTCTTCGTCGGCGTGCCCGCGCCCGCCGGCGCGCTGCTGGTCCTGGCCCCGCTGGCCGCGCAGCAGGAGTGGGGCGACGGCTGGTGGGTCAGCACCCCGATGGTCGCGGCGTGGACGCTGTTCGTCGCCGCGCTGACCGTCTCCCGGATCCCCACGTCCAGCTTCAAGACCATGACGGTGCAGCCCGCGAAGGCCGCCGGCGTGCTCGTCGCGGTCGCGGGCCTGGCGGCGCTGATCCTCACCTACCCGTACATCGCGCTGCTGCTGGTGATCGCGCTCTACCTGCTGCACATCCCGTTCGCGTGGCGGTCCAAGCGGTGGGTCACCGCCCGGCCCGAGGCCTGGGACCGCAAGCCCGCGGAACGTCGCGCGATGCGCCGCGAGCAGCGCCGCCCGGTGCGGCCGCACCGCCGCGCCGCGACGGCCGGCCGGGGTGGCCGGCGGACCGCCGCCCGCCTGGGCCTGCGCCGCCCGACCCGCGAGGACTGA
- a CDS encoding AAA family ATPase, translating into MSNLSLTVRLQTSALEARRGIVRIHPEALAALGLREWDGIELLGARRTAAVVAAAPAGSAPGVALLDELTITNCGLREDATVVITPATVYGAKRVLLRGSALTRNALDGAALRQALLGKVMMPGDSVSLLPRDLGPGTSTADAVQQLSRLVGITWTNELLTVVAVDPSPGPVSVQPNSAVLWADDDGAAVPAAPAAASSGVAEVPTFTEEVPDVETPAVRPVADLVGADGAVRRLTEWLSLALDEPELLEKLGAPARLGVLITGPTGGGKATVARSVVSPRPLVELDGALTGALEPQARLERVRSAVTRVREAAAGGAGDTDQTGSGAALLVRDVEALLPATREPVSTMILDELRRAVATPRVALLATTSAPGELDSRLREPDLAERTVTVDLPDAKQREQLLDLLLRDAPTVDLDLHEVALRAPGFVAADLAALCREGALRAAARVVGTDERIAITQPDLLGALGVIRPVSRSATEEVSVGSITLDDVGDMVETKQALTETVLWPLRHPDTFARLGVEPPRGVLLYGPPGCGKTFVVRALAASGQLSVHAVKGAELMNKWVGESEKAVRDLFARARGSAPSLIFLDEVDALAPRRGQSSDSGVGDKVVAALLTELDGAEPLRDVVVLGATNRPDLVDPALLRPGRLERLIFVPPPDAEARAEILKTSSRSIPLADDVDLPALAEQLDGYSAADCSALLREAALTAMRRDLDAATVSAADVEAARQAVRPSLDPAQVADLQAYADRRAT; encoded by the coding sequence GTGTCGAACCTCTCGCTCACCGTCCGCCTGCAGACCTCTGCCCTCGAGGCGCGACGGGGCATCGTCCGGATCCATCCCGAGGCCCTCGCGGCGCTCGGCCTGCGCGAGTGGGACGGGATCGAGCTGCTCGGCGCACGGCGCACGGCCGCGGTCGTCGCCGCGGCGCCCGCGGGTTCCGCTCCGGGGGTCGCCCTCCTCGACGAGCTGACCATCACCAACTGCGGCCTCCGCGAGGACGCGACCGTCGTGATCACGCCCGCCACCGTCTACGGCGCGAAGCGGGTGCTGCTGCGCGGCAGCGCGCTGACCCGCAACGCGCTCGACGGTGCCGCCCTGCGGCAGGCGCTGCTCGGGAAGGTGATGATGCCCGGCGACAGCGTCTCGCTCCTCCCCCGCGACCTCGGGCCCGGGACGTCGACCGCGGACGCGGTGCAGCAACTGTCGCGCCTCGTCGGGATCACGTGGACGAACGAGCTGCTCACGGTGGTCGCGGTCGACCCGTCGCCGGGGCCGGTCTCCGTGCAGCCGAACTCCGCGGTGCTGTGGGCGGACGACGACGGAGCCGCCGTGCCCGCCGCTCCGGCCGCCGCGTCGTCCGGCGTCGCCGAGGTCCCGACGTTCACCGAGGAGGTGCCCGACGTCGAGACGCCGGCGGTGCGGCCCGTCGCCGACCTGGTCGGCGCCGACGGCGCGGTCCGCCGCCTCACCGAGTGGCTGTCCCTCGCGCTCGACGAGCCCGAGCTGCTGGAGAAGCTGGGCGCGCCCGCCCGCCTCGGCGTGCTCATCACCGGCCCCACGGGCGGCGGCAAGGCCACGGTGGCGCGGTCCGTCGTGTCGCCGCGGCCGCTCGTCGAACTCGACGGTGCGCTGACCGGCGCGCTCGAACCGCAGGCGCGGCTGGAGCGGGTGCGGAGCGCGGTCACCCGCGTGCGGGAGGCGGCCGCCGGCGGCGCCGGCGACACGGACCAGACGGGTTCCGGCGCCGCCCTGCTGGTCCGCGACGTCGAGGCGCTGCTGCCCGCGACCCGCGAGCCCGTCTCGACGATGATCCTCGACGAGCTGCGGCGGGCCGTCGCGACGCCCCGCGTCGCCCTGCTCGCGACCACCTCGGCGCCGGGCGAACTCGACTCGCGGCTGCGCGAGCCCGACCTGGCGGAGCGGACGGTGACCGTCGACCTCCCGGACGCGAAGCAGCGCGAGCAGCTGCTCGACCTGCTGCTGCGCGACGCACCTACCGTCGACCTGGACCTGCACGAGGTCGCGCTGCGGGCGCCCGGCTTCGTGGCCGCCGACCTGGCGGCCCTGTGCCGGGAGGGTGCGCTGCGTGCCGCGGCGCGGGTGGTCGGTACCGACGAGCGGATCGCCATCACCCAGCCCGACCTGCTCGGGGCGCTCGGCGTGATCCGGCCGGTGTCGCGGTCGGCGACGGAGGAGGTCTCGGTCGGGTCGATCACGCTCGACGACGTCGGCGACATGGTCGAGACCAAGCAGGCCCTCACCGAGACCGTGCTGTGGCCGCTGCGCCACCCGGACACGTTCGCGCGGCTCGGCGTGGAGCCGCCGCGGGGCGTGCTGCTCTACGGCCCGCCCGGCTGCGGCAAGACCTTCGTGGTCCGCGCGCTCGCGGCGTCGGGGCAGCTGTCGGTGCACGCGGTCAAGGGCGCGGAGCTGATGAACAAGTGGGTCGGCGAGTCGGAGAAGGCCGTCCGCGATCTGTTCGCGCGGGCGCGGGGCAGCGCACCGTCGCTGATCTTCCTCGACGAGGTCGACGCGCTCGCGCCGCGGCGCGGCCAGTCGTCGGACTCGGGCGTCGGCGACAAGGTCGTCGCCGCGCTGCTCACCGAGCTCGACGGCGCCGAGCCCCTGCGCGACGTGGTCGTCCTGGGCGCGACGAACCGCCCCGACCTCGTGGATCCCGCGCTGCTGCGACCCGGCCGGTTGGAGCGGCTGATCTTCGTGCCGCCGCCGGACGCCGAGGCCCGCGCGGAGATCCTGAAGACCAGCTCGCGGTCGATCCCGCTGGCCGACGACGTGGACCTGCCGGCGCTGGCCGAGCAGCTGGACGGCTACTCCGCCGCCGACTGCAGCGCCCTGCTGCGCGAGGCCGCGCTCACCGCGATGCGGCGCGACCTGGACGCGGCGACGGTCAGCGCGGCGGACGTGGAGGCCGCGCGGCAGGCGGTCCGCCCGTCGCTGGACCCCGCGCAGGTCGCGGACCTGCAGGCGTACGCGGACCGTCGGGCGACGTAG
- a CDS encoding type IV toxin-antitoxin system AbiEi family antitoxin domain-containing protein, whose protein sequence is MSSHDRIAALAAVNGGVVSRRQLVRAGVDAADVDELRRRTALGVIRRGWYETPGADAAVVAAVRAGATVACVSALKHRPGVWIPPHQNRLHTRWSRYRGRPRFDHQCRAHRTLATPITAVDALPEALICAANCLDPDMFVAVADSVLRLTPTVDLADIRQWFDGAPVRTLRLLDHLDPAAESGTESVVRYRLRRAHIGVRTQVVIPGVGRVDLLVGDRLIIECDSDGHHNGARRKADCRRDRTSTVGNYRVLRIDYDEVMDDQEWAAFLQEVLALVRKGRHRGTTDF, encoded by the coding sequence ATGAGCAGTCACGACCGGATCGCCGCGCTCGCCGCGGTCAATGGCGGCGTCGTCTCCCGCAGGCAGCTGGTCAGGGCGGGCGTGGACGCCGCGGACGTGGACGAACTCCGACGGCGCACGGCGCTCGGGGTGATCCGCCGCGGCTGGTACGAGACCCCCGGTGCGGACGCGGCAGTGGTCGCAGCGGTGCGGGCCGGCGCGACCGTCGCGTGCGTCTCGGCGCTCAAACATCGGCCGGGGGTCTGGATCCCGCCGCACCAGAATCGGCTCCACACCCGATGGTCCCGCTATCGGGGCAGACCGAGGTTCGATCATCAGTGCCGCGCCCACCGCACGCTGGCGACACCGATCACCGCGGTCGACGCCTTGCCCGAGGCGCTGATCTGCGCGGCCAACTGCCTCGACCCGGACATGTTCGTCGCCGTCGCGGATTCCGTGCTCCGGCTGACCCCGACCGTCGACCTCGCCGACATCCGGCAGTGGTTCGACGGCGCACCGGTTCGGACGCTTCGACTGCTCGACCACCTGGATCCGGCGGCCGAGTCGGGCACGGAATCGGTCGTGCGGTATCGGCTGCGCCGCGCGCACATCGGGGTGCGGACCCAGGTCGTGATACCCGGCGTGGGCAGGGTGGACCTGCTTGTCGGAGACAGGCTCATCATCGAGTGCGACAGCGACGGTCATCACAACGGAGCGCGGCGGAAGGCGGACTGCAGGCGCGACCGCACCTCGACGGTCGGCAATTACCGCGTGCTCCGGATCGACTACGACGAGGTGATGGACGATCAGGAATGGGCGGCGTTCCTCCAGGAAGTCCTCGCCCTGGTTCGCAAGGGACGACATCGTGGCACTACCGACTTCTGA
- a CDS encoding Na+/H+ antiporter subunit E, which produces MARRLVTRILPDLRDGRAVGVKVAQLLWLDAVWVMLWGSVTWGNIAGGLLVGLAILLLLPLPPVPVEGRVHLGSLLKLIGVFLVEMFRSSIEVAWLAIRPGSMPLSAVLRAKVSIKSDLVLTLLVDMMNLIPGTMVLEIDTKRRLLYVHVVDVSSEKAVRQFYRSTARLERLFINAFERDNEWHASPMHGIDDDDFHHVTPGARGLAGDARRMAAPEIAYRKAQTTEGEEKP; this is translated from the coding sequence ATGGCTAGGCGACTCGTGACGCGGATCCTGCCCGACCTGCGCGACGGCCGCGCCGTCGGGGTCAAGGTCGCGCAGCTGCTGTGGCTCGACGCGGTGTGGGTCATGCTGTGGGGCAGCGTGACCTGGGGCAACATCGCGGGCGGCCTCCTCGTGGGCCTCGCGATCCTGCTGCTGCTCCCCCTGCCGCCCGTGCCCGTCGAGGGCCGCGTGCACCTGGGCTCGCTGCTCAAGCTGATCGGCGTCTTCCTCGTGGAGATGTTCCGGTCCTCGATCGAGGTGGCCTGGCTCGCGATCCGGCCCGGGTCGATGCCGCTGAGCGCCGTGTTGCGGGCGAAGGTCTCGATCAAGTCCGACCTGGTGCTCACGCTGCTGGTCGACATGATGAACCTGATCCCGGGCACGATGGTGCTGGAGATCGACACCAAGCGGCGCCTGCTGTACGTGCACGTCGTCGACGTGAGCAGCGAGAAGGCGGTGCGGCAGTTCTACCGCAGCACCGCCCGCCTCGAGCGGCTCTTCATCAACGCCTTCGAGCGCGACAACGAGTGGCACGCCAGCCCGATGCACGGCATCGACGACGACGATTTCCACCACGTCACGCCCGGCGCCCGCGGCCTGGCGGGCGATGCGCGCCGCATGGCGGCGCCGGAGATCGCCTACCGCAAGGCGCAGACCACCGAGGGAGAGGAGAAGCCGTGA